One bacterium genomic window, CACGGAAAAGGTGAAAAACCTTGACCGTTGCCAGGGCAGCGATAAGGAGTAAGAGGCCCAGGGCCAGGATCTGGATCTGGATCGTCTGGGCCAGGAGCAAGCCGAGGATGCCGAGAGAGGCCGACAGCCCATAGAACATGCCCAGGACCTGTATCGCGGTGAAGTTAAGATCCAGCAGGCGATGATGGATGTGTTCCCTGTCTGCTTTAAATGGATTTTCACCCCGCGCTGACCGTCTTATAAAGGCGAAAACCGTATCGGTAAGAGGAATGGCCAGCAGCAGGATCGGGACCACGAGAACCAGGAACGTGCTCGTTTTGGCAGAATGGGTGATGGATACCACGGCAAGGATGAAACCGAGCAGAAGGCTGCCGCTGTCCCCGAGGAACGTCCCGGCAGGATAAATATTATACCTGAGAAAGCCGAGCAGCGCCCCCGACATGATCAGGCAGAGCATCCCCAGCCCTGTCCTGTCTGAAACGATGGCAAGAGCACCCATGCCTATAAAAGCGTTAAAACACAGGCCGGATGCCAGCCCATCCATCCCGTCGATGAGGTTGACGGCGTTGGTGATCCCAACGATCCAGAAGATCGTCACGAAAAACGACAGGAAGTGACCCGGCTTGAACCCCAGATCACTTAAAAAAACGAACCTGTTCAGATCGAAAAGGACTCCCGCCTGCATAACCGATAGAGCGGCGATCGTCTGGACCAGGAACTTGGTCATGAAGTGGCAACCGAATCGATCATCCCAGGTGCCGACCGCGAAGATAAGAGAAGCTCCAAGGAGCACAAAAAACAGGCCCTCATTCCCGATAAAGGCCGCCGTCAATCCGATGATAGCAAAGGGGAATAGTGTGATGCCGCCCGCAAGGGGCATCGGTTCCCTATGCTGCTTGCGGTGGTCAGGCCGGTCCAGGAATCCCCAGCCGGAACAAAATCGAATCACCCTTGGGGTGATGGTAAGGGCAAGCACTGCGGCGATGAAGAAGGAGAACAGGTAGACCAAGGAGCCCCCCTGAAAATGAAACGAAACAGTAAAATACGACAATGAGGGAAGAAATTCAAGGGCGTGCTCGCCTTTAAAGCGCCGAGGATTCCATGTTCGGTTGATCTAAGCTCTTCCCAATTATCCATTGCCCATCGCCTATTGCCCCTCGCCTCTCGCCCATTGCCCCTCGCCTCTCGCCCCTTGCCCCTCGCCTCTCGCCCATTGCCTATCGCCTCTCGCCCATTGCCCCTCGCCTCTCGCCCATTGCCCCTCGCTTATCGCCCATTGCCCCTCGCCTATCGCCCATTGCCCCTCGCCCATCGCCCCTCGCTTATCGCCCATTGCCCCTCGCCCATCG contains:
- a CDS encoding MraY family glycosyltransferase; translation: MVYLFSFFIAAVLALTITPRVIRFCSGWGFLDRPDHRKQHREPMPLAGGITLFPFAIIGLTAAFIGNEGLFFVLLGASLIFAVGTWDDRFGCHFMTKFLVQTIAALSVMQAGVLFDLNRFVFLSDLGFKPGHFLSFFVTIFWIVGITNAVNLIDGMDGLASGLCFNAFIGMGALAIVSDRTGLGMLCLIMSGALLGFLRYNIYPAGTFLGDSGSLLLGFILAVVSITHSAKTSTFLVLVVPILLLAIPLTDTVFAFIRRSARGENPFKADREHIHHRLLDLNFTAIQVLGMFYGLSASLGILGLLLAQTIQIQILALGLLLLIAALATVKVFHLFRVGDAVRDLNVRVRAIARKAVGSMRDRKERLRNNLVILTGVSSVNLVILFKRHMLLSHLVAAVLALFVLGALDLYLNNIQDSPRYEITRVALFCSLVLNQVTLVTVWGGAGKTVGWMTVLAAIAALLLLGYFLYRTGTFAVIIAYPMDILSLYIGVLGAALAKHFLGAASFLPFAAALANALILYTLARVYLSGYRVRSWTLAAGTVASMVLLLSMPWWE